Proteins co-encoded in one Aspergillus luchuensis IFO 4308 DNA, chromosome 6, nearly complete sequence genomic window:
- a CDS encoding uncharacterized protein (COG:S;~EggNog:ENOG410PG6K), translated as MDPSSTIISALKDRELSINRDQIKSALVERKEGTELAKWLTEHLSTDTLLSQEELILYSKLEESGALQSLFTNPNLKATRPLVDDDLRRALETLNASTAAIQRQTKTLASQYESLNRSITSDDELGLRQNRDNARLRQKHTSERQNIAAASSDLAHALESELRGVSEQASADAKRILSSLTARFKEDDRLIANLERLASGIETSQQDENSAKIALERCTVLAQCLADEIRCRLDRLYLESIQAGLMIARTEPAPAENEPLAALEEELESLYPEIEILAEMSTKQQFAEPIIGELSSHHEELQNASHETLDYVLDVVSEMTSSTNGLVKCLQDRESYCGTLEAIAAAHRSEIGDIFLGPPVNRRESLRRSSVQPVSGFTSAQKDNRLHDSQSIAKVLRRVGLSLDSVLHADEASECADNLKEKRYQLTESLNDHGIAADSPLMAELLPTDRAIQLLSTSLHADSEFETSLANLDHQRKLSNLEDDLKGVQKGLEGLDMSVVHRRDRGQEKFVEMWGSKAVDD; from the exons ATGGACCCATCATCGACCATTATCTCCGCTCTCAAAGATCGCGAACTCTCGATTAATCGCGATCAAATCAAGTCCGCCCTCgttgagaggaaggaaggtaCTGAGCTTGCAAAATGGCTGACGGAGCATCTCAGTACCGACACACTGTTGTCGCAAGAGGAGCTCATACT GTACTCGAAACTTGAAGAGTCCGGTGCCTTGCAGAGCCTTTTCACCAATCCTAATCTCAAAGCAACTCGCCCGCTTGTGGATGATGACCTTCGACGCGCGCTTGAAACACTAAACGCCTCCACCGCTGCAATACAAAGACAGACCAAAACACTAGCATCGCAGTACGAGAGCTTAAACAGATCTATCACCTCGGATGACGAACTGGGGCTCAGACAAAATCGGGACAATGCACGATTGCGCCAGAAGCATACGTCAGAAAGACAAAATATAGCTGCCGCG TCCAGTGACTTGGCTCACGCATTGGAATCAGAGTTGAGAGGCGTATCTGAGCAAGCTTCAGCAGACGCCAAGAGGATACTCTCGTCTCTGACAGCTCGAttcaaggaagatgataggCTGATCGCGAACCTGGAGAGGCTGGCATCCGGGATAGAAACGAGTCAACAAGATGAGAACAGTGCAAAGATAGCTTTGGAGAGATGTACTGTCCTTGCTCAATGCCTTGCCGATGAGATCAGGTGTCGACTCGATCGGTTATATCTGGAATCGATACAGGCAGGACTAATGATAGCGCGAACTGAGCCAGCACCCGCGGAAAATGAGCCGTTGGCtgcgctggaggaagaaCTTGAATCCCTCTATCCCGAAATCGAAATACTAGCTGAGATGTCCACGAAACAACAGTTCGCCGAACCTATAATAGGCGAGTTAAGCAGTCACCACGAGGAGCTGCAAAATGCCTCACATGAAACGCTGGACTAT GTTTTGGACGTAGTATCGGAGATGACATCGTCTACAAATGGCCTTGTCAAGTGCCTGCAGGACAGGGAGTCTTATTGTGGAACTCTGGAAGCTATCGCTGCTGCGCACCGATCAGAGATTGGCGATATCTTCTTGGGCCCGCCTGTTAACAGGAGAGAGTCTTTGAGACGTTCCTCTGTACAGCCCGTTTCGGGCTTTACTTCAGCACAAAAAGACAATCGGCTCCATGATTCTCAATCAATAGCGAAAGTGTTACGCCGAGTAGGATTATCTTTGGATTCGGTGCTCCATGCAGACGAAGCCAGTGAATGCGCAGATAATCTAAAGGAGAAACGATATCAGTTGACTGAGAGCCTAAATGACCATGGTATTGCCGCAGACTCGCCGCTCATGGCTGAGTTACTCCCGACAGACCGGGCGATCCAGCTTCTCTCCACTTCCTTGCACGCCGATTCTGAATTCGAGACCTCACTCGCGAATCTGGACCACCAGAGGAAGCTCTCTAATCTCGAAGACGATTTGAAGGGTGTTCAGAAGGGGCTTGAGGGACTCGACATGAGCGTGGTTCATAGAAGAGATAGAGGGCAGGAGAAATTTGTGGAGATGTGGGGTTCGAAGGCCGTGGACGACTGA
- a CDS encoding putative cyclin-dependent protein kinase complex component (COG:S;~EggNog:ENOG410PJMA;~InterPro:IPR013922;~PFAM:PF08613;~go_function: GO:0019901 - protein kinase binding [Evidence IEA];~go_process: GO:0000079 - regulation of cyclin-dependent protein serine/threonine kinase activity [Evidence IEA]): MNKESPSTVASLTEATNTIRSSKEDESTLGSNYPNDVFQISPTAALGLLCTGIEMLVESSAEEVGYSRGAAVPVPGPLVHSDSISSGESTPIRVTGLCRSTESYDEAGRHLKQQSVLSKRFSSKRQPPITLQEYLLRMHKFCPMSTGVYLATSMYIMRMATIERVIVVSRKNMHRLVLAGLRVAMKSLEDLSYPHSRVAKVGGVTERELSRLEISFCFLADFELRVDADMLVDQIRLLREIGCCGDPLR, encoded by the coding sequence ATGAACAAGGAGAGCCCGTCGACTGTTGCGAGCCTTACGGAGGCAACTAATACAATCCGCTCTTcaaaagaagatgaatcAACATTGGGGTCCAACTACCCGAATGATGTCTTCCAGATCTCGCCTACGGCAGCACTGGGTCTGCTGTGCACAGGTATTGAAATGCTTGTGGAATCGTCAGCAGAAGAAGTGGGTTATTCCCGAGGAGCTGCCGTTCCTGTCCCCGGGCCCCTGGTCCACAGCGACAGTATATCTAGCGGGGAATCTACGCCGATAAGGGTCACTGGGTTATGTCGCTCCACAGAAAGCTACGATGAAGCAGGTCGTCATCTAAAACAGCAGAGTGTGCTGTCAAAACGCTTCTCTTCGAAACGCCAGCCACCGATCACGCTGCAGGAGTATTTGCTGCGTATGCACAAGTTCTGCCCTATGTCTACAGGTGTTTATCTGGCTACAAGCATGTACATCATGAGAATGGCGACTATTGAACGGGTGATAGTCGTCAGCCGGAAGAATATGCATCGTCTGGTGCTTGCTGGACTTCGCGTGGCGATGAAGTCCTTGGAAGACCTCAGCTATCCCCATAGCCGCGTTGCTAAGGTTGGAGGTGTGACTGAGCGCGAACTATCGAGGCTCGAAATCAGTTTCTGTTTCCTTGCGGATTTCGAACTACGAGTCGATGCAGATATGCTCGTCGACCAAATAAGATTACTCCGAGAAATAGGCTGTTGCGGGGATCCCCTCCGTTGA
- the AKR1 gene encoding palmitoyltransferase akr1 (COG:S;~EggNog:ENOG410PH8P;~InterPro:IPR002110,IPR036770,IPR001594,IPR020683;~PFAM:PF13857,PF12796,PF00023,PF13606,PF01529;~TransMembrane:5 (o311-344i365-385o397-416i495-517o550-571i);~go_function: GO:0005515 - protein binding [Evidence IEA];~go_function: GO:0016409 - palmitoyltransferase activity [Evidence IEA]): MSSGTPSSSSSAGLGQSPHSLPSGKGTTTPPKVTQHDATVELKDMKPERGGVKGSIPIGEDVMQIARIGEIAVMQKMFDEKKSHPNYKDEEGITPLHWAAINNQYAMCKFLLDSGADVNAKGGESVATPAMWAAQRCHYYIVHLLLQHGADPLLTDVQGYNILHLATIDGNAFLLVLLLHQEIPVDVPDQQGHTGLMWAAYKGFPACVDLFLRWGANANAVDDSGLTPLHWALVKGSLPCVQKLIEYGADRFAKTRDGKTPATVAGEMNTTRVWYRALDECGYDFDGNTKVLPFGLTPWVRNKSTMSKFFFLWPFLMIFVAVWVLSNLVVFAAIPLMIATAYGLQWLAQKVASQSISEYRILQKTPYLSGVFAGSLFWVGVRYIFYVLPATYTTNPISNICFALFFSATTYFYFTAMIEDPGFVPKLGSRNQQRTVIAELFEQWKFDEENFCVACMIRKPLRSKHCKRCGRCVAKHDHHCPWIDNCVGANNLRHFVLYITCLEAGIILFVQLTYSYINVLPAPVNPTCNVINDALCDFVLRDTFTLVLDVWVIIQLVWVTMLCAVQLVQISRNQTTYENMRGHSIDRSYPSSRAFASALAAGTTSLDAAGLSSAGQGPNPALAHGHRHRRGGCLKQWTSLLGIDAFFATARDGLRDGPRASRAKNPFSRGVVTNCRDFWCDPAPYFGQREAGSGMLGGEAINYNQMYEMPSRMHSGGRYRSLADEDPEQNA, from the exons ATGTCTTCCGGGActccgagcagcagcagctctgCTGGTTTGGGACAAAGTCCgcactccctccccagcgGCAAaggcaccaccactcccccgAAAGTGACCCAGCATGATGCAACCGTTGAACTAAAAGACATGAAACCGGAACGCGGTGGTGTTAAGGGCTCGATCCCcattggtgaagatgtcATGCAGATTGCTCGTATAGGAGAGATCGCAGTAATGCAGAAAATGTTCGATGAGAAGAAGTCCCACCCCAACTATAAGGACGAAGAAGGAATCACCCCGTTACAT TGGgccgccatcaacaaccaatATGCCATGTGCAAGTTCCTACTCGACTCTGGCGCCGACGTCAATGCGAAGGGAGGCGAATCTGTCGCTACACCCGCGATGTGGGCAGCTCAACGTTGCCACTATTATATTGTGCATCTTTTGCTTCAGCACGGCGCGGACCCTCTTCTTACCGACGTCCAAGGCTACAACATCCTACACCTAGCTACTATCGACGGAAATGCCTTTCTGCTTGTGCTTTTACTTCACCAGGAGATCCCGGTGGACGTTCCCGATCAACAAGGTCATACAGGGCTGATGTGGGCGGCATATAAGGGATTCCCCGCCTGCGTGGATCTCTTCCTGCGCTGGGGCGCTAATGCCAATGCCGTTGATGACAGCGGCTTAACTCCCTTACACTGGGCTCTGGTTAAGGGATCGTTGCCTTGCGTTCAGAAGCTCATTGAATATGGCGCTGATAGATTCGCGAAGACCAGGGATGGTAAGACCCCAGCGACGGTAGCGGGCGAAATGAATACCACGCGTGTGTGGTATCGTGCTCTGGACGAGTGTGGCTATGACTTCGATGGGAACACGAAGGTTCTTCCCTTCGGATTGACGCCTTGGGTGCGGAACAAGAGCACCATGTCcaagttcttcttcttgtggcCTTTCTTGATGATTTTCGTAGCCGTCTGGGTTCTCAGTAACTTGGTTGTGTTCGCTGCTATCCCTCTTATGATCGCAACAGCTTATGGACTTCAATGGTTGGCCCAGAAAGTGGCCAGTCAAAGCATTTCAGAGTATAGGATACTGCAAAAGACG CCTTACCTATCGGGCGTTTTTGCAGGCTCTTTGTTCTGGGTTGGTGTGAGATACATTTTCTACGTGCTGCCAG CCACATATACCACAAATCCCATATCGAATATCTGTTTTGCTCTGTTCTTCTCAGCGACAACATATTTCTATTTCACCGCGATGATTGAAGATCCTGGGTTTGTCCCCAAACTTGGCAGCAGAAATCAGCAGCGAACAGTTATTGCGGAACTTTTTGAGCAGTGGAAATTCGACGAAGAGAACTTCTGCGTTGCGTGCATGATTCGAAAGCCTTTACGGAGCAAGCATTGCAAGCGCTGCGGGCGCTGCGTTGCAAAACATGACCA TCACTGCCCGTGGATTGATAACTGCGTGGGCGCCAACAATCTGCGCCATTTTGTATTATACATCACGTGTCTTGAAGCGGGTATAATTCTTTTCGTGCAGCTGACATACTCCT ACATCAATGTCTTGCCAGCACCCGTCAACCCTACCTGTAATGTCATTAACGATGCGCTATGTGATTTTGTACTTCGTGATACATTCACCCTCGTCCTTGATGTATGGGTCATCATTCAGCTGGTCTGGGTCACTATGCTCTGTGCTGTTCAGCTTGTCCAAATTTCGCGGAATCAGACGACATACGAAAACATGAGGGGCCATTCGATTGACAGAAGCTACCCAAGCTCTCGTGCTTTTGCTTCGGCTTTGGCTGCAGGAACTACCTCACTCGATGCTGCTGGCCTTTCCTCTGCTGGCCAGGGACCGAATCCAGCTCTTGCCCATGGCCACCGGCACCGGAGGGGCGGTTGTCTGAAGCAGTGGACTTCCCTTCTCGGCATTGATGCCTTCTTTGCAACAGCAAGGGATGGGTTGCGAGATGGTCCACGTGCTTCTCGGGCGAAGAACCCCTTCTCTCGAGGTGTAGTCACCAACTGCCGGGACTTCTGGTGCGATCCGGCTCCATACTTTGGACAGCGGGAGGCGGGATCTGGCATGCTCGGTGGTGAAGCAATCAACTACAACCAGATGTACGAGATGCCGTCACGTATGCACAGCGGCGGAAGATATCGGAGCCTGGCAGACGAGGATCCAGAACAGAATGCATAG
- a CDS encoding lysine N(6)-hydroxylase/L-ornithine N(5)-oxygenase family protein (COG:Q;~EggNog:ENOG410QEAU;~InterPro:IPR025700,IPR036188;~PFAM:PF13434): MEPAVRKPEVSFHSQRSMPSKQQRVPSKLKATPRDELHDLLCVGFGPASLAIAIALHDALDPCLNKSAPAPGSQPKVCFVERQKQFAWHSGMLVPGSRMQISFIKDLATLRDPRSSFTFLNYLHQKDRLIHFTNLGTFLPARLEFEDYMRWCAQQFSDVVSYGEEVVDVTPGKTDPTSSVVDFFTVRSRNVETGEIIARRARKVVTALGGSAKMPPGLPQDPRIMHSSKYCTNLPHLLKNPNEPYNIAVLGSGQSAAEIFHDLQKRYPNSKTTLIMRDSAMRPSDDSPFVNEVFNPERVDKFYNLSAEERQRSLKADKATNYSVVRLELIEEIYHDMYVQRVKNPDEKQWQHRILPGRKITRVEHHGPQSRMRIHVRATKDGSDSLVGDGKETLEVDALMVATGYYRNAHEQLLSNVQHLRPEGQEEWKPSRDYRVEMDPSKVSPYAGIWLQGCNEKTHGLSDSLLSVLAARGGEMVESIFGEQLAGATVPVTKLRAML; the protein is encoded by the exons ATGGAACCTGCGGTACGGAAGCCAGAAGTGAGCTTCCACAGCCAACGCAGCATGCCCTCCAAGCAGCAGCGAGTGCCCTCGAAGCTGAAGGCCACCCCCAGGGATGAGCTTCACGACCTGCTTTGCGTGGGTTTCGGTCCTGCCTCTTTGGCGATCGCAATTGCCTTGCATGATGCTCTGGACCCTTGTCTGAACAAGTCTGCTCCTGCGCCTGGATCGCAGCCCAAGGTCTGCTTTGTCGAGCGCCAGAAGCAGTTCGCTTGGCACTCGGGCATGTTGGTCCCTGGTTCCAGGATGCAGATCTCTTTCATCAAGGATCTGGCGACCCTTCGTGATCCTCGCAGcagcttcaccttcctcaacTATTTGCACCAGAAGGATCGTCTGATCCATTTCACGAATCTGGGGACGTTCCTTCCGGCCCGCTTGGAGTTCGAAGACTATATGCGGTGGTGTGCGCAACAGTTCTCCGATGTCGTGTCTTATGGAGAGGAAGTTGTCGATGTGACTCCCGGAAAGACGGACCCTACCAGCTCGGTGGTCGACTTTTTCACCGTCCGCTCTCGCAACGTTGAGACGGGTGAGATCATCGCGAGAAGAGCGCGCAAGGTGGTGACTGCACTTGGTGGCTCAGCAAAGATGCCCCCAGGCCTGCCCCAGGACCCCCGCATTATGCACTCCTCGAAGTACTGCACCAACCTGCCCCACCTGCTGAAGAACCCGAACGAACCCTACAACATTGCCGTGCTGGGAAGTGGCCAGAGTGCTGCTGAGATCTTCCACGACTTGCAAAAGAGATACCCCAACTCGAAGACAACACTGATCATGAGAGATTCGGCTATGCGGCCTAGTGACGACTCTCCTTT TGTGAATGAGGTCTTCAACCCCGAACGTGTCGACAAGTTCTATAACCTCTCTGCCGAAGAGCGCCAGCGTTCCCTCAAAGCCGACAAGGCCACCAACTACAGTGTGGTCCGCCTTGAACTCATTGAGGAGATCTACCACGACATGTACGTCCAGCGGGTCAAGAACCCCGACGAGAAGCAATGGCAGCACCGCATCCTCCCCGGACGCAAGATCACGCGAGTCGAACACCATGGACCTCAGAGTCGGATGCGGATTCACGTGAGGGCGACCAAGGATGGTTCGGACAGCCTTGTCGGCGACGGCAAGGAGACACTGGAGGTGGATGCACTCATGGTAGCGACCGGCTACTACCGCAACGCGCATGAACAGCTCTTGAGCAATGTGCAGCATCTGCGACCGGAGGGCCAGGAGGAATGGAAGCCGAGCCGGGATTACCGGGTCGAGATGGATCCCAGCAAGGTCAGCCCCTATGCTGGAATTTGGCTGCAGGGCTGTAACGAGAAGACACACGGACTGAGCGACAGTCTTTTGTCGGTGCTGGCAGCACGCGGTGGAGAGATGGTGGAGTCGATCTTTGGCGAGCAGCTTGCGGGTGCAACGGTGCCGGTCACGAAGTTGCGCGCTATGCTGTAA